From the genome of Paracoccus seriniphilus, one region includes:
- a CDS encoding YceD family protein: MPAPTPNTQRLRVAHLNPRAATPFLLTPDESTRKAIAEELQISDLPKLSFQGEIRARGGDAWALTGQLRARVVQPCVITLKPVRTGIDEPVERVFSPHLRPPEEEEVEMPDETLEPLGQFIDLSAVMIEALALALPQYPRAKDAALGDSAIEDDTPDTKKPFAGLDKLLGGLSGPGGED; this comes from the coding sequence ATGCCCGCCCCGACCCCGAATACGCAACGCCTGCGCGTCGCGCATCTGAACCCGCGCGCGGCCACGCCGTTCTTATTGACCCCGGATGAAAGCACCCGCAAGGCCATTGCCGAAGAACTGCAGATTTCGGACCTGCCGAAACTTTCGTTTCAAGGCGAGATTCGCGCGCGTGGTGGTGATGCCTGGGCGCTGACCGGCCAGCTGCGCGCAAGGGTTGTTCAACCCTGCGTGATCACGTTGAAGCCAGTCCGGACCGGCATCGACGAACCGGTCGAGCGGGTGTTTTCGCCCCATCTGCGCCCGCCCGAGGAAGAAGAGGTCGAAATGCCGGATGAAACCCTGGAACCGCTGGGGCAATTCATCGACCTGTCGGCCGTGATGATCGAAGCCCTGGCGCTGGCCCTGCCCCAGTATCCGCGGGCCAAGGATGCCGCACTGGGGGATTCGGCGATCGAGGATGATACGCCGGACACGAAAAAACCCTTTGCCGGGCTGGACAAGCTGCTGGGCGGCCTGTCGGGGCCGGGCGGAGAAGATTGA
- the ihfA gene encoding integration host factor subunit alpha — protein sequence MGEKTLTRMDLAEAVFRDVGLSRHESAQLVESVLEHVSDALVRGEQVKISSFGTFSVRDKNERIGRNPKTGEEVPITPRRVLSFRPSHLMKERVAAGNKR from the coding sequence ATGGGCGAAAAAACGCTGACCCGTATGGACTTGGCTGAAGCTGTGTTCCGCGACGTGGGCCTGTCGCGTCACGAGTCCGCGCAGCTGGTCGAAAGCGTTCTGGAGCATGTCTCGGACGCGTTGGTGCGTGGCGAACAGGTCAAGATTTCTTCCTTTGGCACATTCAGCGTTCGTGACAAGAACGAGCGGATTGGCCGAAATCCCAAAACCGGTGAAGAGGTTCCGATAACGCCGCGCCGGGTGCTGTCCTTCCGTCCTTCCCATCTGATGAAGGAGCGGGTGGCCGCCGGTAACAAGCGATAG
- the plsX gene encoding phosphate acyltransferase PlsX yields the protein MTVDSATNSDPRAPETGGSVVISIDAMGGDRGPSVIVAGMAESARKNPDIRFIVHGDEAQLRRLIGRRKDLAGRCDIRHCDDVVTMEDKPSQIVRKGTGTSMWSAIDSVKKGEAGAAISCGNTGALMAMSMLRLRKLPGVNRPAIACLWPSKSPQGFNIMLDCGADIRADAHDLLQYAMMGASYARNGLGVTCPRIGLLNVGTEEHKGRAELKQANDLIAATAESGNFEYVGFVEGGDLPSGRVDVIVTDGFTGNVALKTGEGTAKLVGDFLKEAFANSFMSKFAALLAMTSLRRLRKRIDPRRVNGGIFLGLNGTVVKSHGSADATSVAAAIKLAFTLTQSGFQDRLAARVAQSVVANPGDTDETEVTS from the coding sequence ATGACCGTCGATTCCGCGACCAATTCAGATCCGCGCGCCCCCGAAACCGGGGGCAGCGTGGTCATTTCGATTGATGCGATGGGTGGCGACCGAGGCCCCTCGGTCATCGTCGCCGGCATGGCTGAAAGCGCGCGCAAGAATCCCGACATCCGATTCATCGTTCATGGTGACGAAGCCCAGCTTCGCCGCCTGATCGGTCGTCGCAAGGACCTTGCCGGACGCTGCGACATCCGCCACTGCGATGATGTGGTGACCATGGAGGACAAGCCCAGCCAGATCGTGCGCAAGGGCACGGGAACCTCGATGTGGTCCGCCATCGATTCCGTCAAGAAAGGCGAGGCCGGGGCCGCGATTTCCTGCGGGAACACCGGCGCGCTGATGGCCATGTCGATGCTGCGGCTGCGCAAGCTGCCCGGCGTGAACAGGCCCGCGATCGCCTGCCTGTGGCCCTCGAAAAGCCCGCAGGGTTTCAACATCATGCTGGATTGCGGCGCAGACATCCGCGCCGATGCCCATGATCTGTTGCAATATGCGATGATGGGGGCGTCCTATGCCCGCAATGGCCTTGGGGTCACCTGCCCGCGAATCGGGCTGCTGAATGTCGGCACCGAAGAACACAAGGGCCGGGCCGAGCTGAAACAGGCCAACGACCTGATCGCCGCAACTGCCGAAAGCGGCAATTTCGAATATGTCGGCTTTGTCGAAGGCGGCGATCTGCCCTCGGGACGCGTAGATGTGATCGTGACCGACGGTTTTACCGGGAATGTCGCCTTGAAGACCGGCGAAGGCACAGCCAAGCTGGTCGGAGATTTTCTCAAGGAAGCCTTCGCCAATTCGTTCATGTCCAAATTCGCAGCCCTTCTTGCCATGACGTCGCTGCGGCGGCTGCGCAAGCGCATCGACCCGCGTCGCGTGAACGGCGGCATCTTCCTGGGGTTGAACGGAACCGTGGTCAAATCGCATGGGTCCGCGGATGCAACAAGCGTTGCGGCGGCGATCAAGCTGGCCTTCACATTGACTCAATCCGGCTTTCAGGACCGGCTCGCCGCCCGGGTCGCCCAAAGCGTCGTGGCAAACCCGGGCGATACCGACGAGACCGAGGTAACATCATGA
- the dctP gene encoding TRAP transporter substrate-binding protein DctP encodes MKTLLTTTVLALSVAAPALAENWTMTTTWPSSLELIEIDKHWAQLANDLIDDDKLTIEFYEGGSLVPAGEVFGAVESGTIQAGGDWPGYWAGRDSAFSPLATTASLFNAVDYVNWIQEWGGADLYNEVYGKFGMVYLPYGVTNNESGFRTVDKPIKTVEDLKGLRLRLSGLEQGKLLEKLGGNQVSMAGGEIYQSLERGVIDGAEFSTPNVDFSGGFQQVTKYWSTPGWHQSSSVFGVMINKAAWDALDEETQARLKTAADATMLWSLAFTEKRATEAFAKFQEAGTEINRLDDAALEEIQKMANETIEEVACENPLSAKVYASQVGYLQDYAIWRDASAPFNLGRTPNGPDLAKIESCAQ; translated from the coding sequence ATGAAAACACTGCTCACGACCACCGTTCTGGCCCTGTCCGTGGCGGCACCGGCCCTGGCCGAAAACTGGACCATGACCACCACCTGGCCGTCGAGCCTTGAGCTTATCGAGATCGACAAGCACTGGGCGCAGCTGGCAAACGACCTGATCGACGATGACAAACTGACCATCGAATTCTACGAAGGCGGCAGTCTGGTTCCCGCCGGCGAAGTCTTTGGGGCCGTTGAATCGGGCACCATTCAGGCGGGTGGAGACTGGCCGGGCTATTGGGCGGGCCGTGACAGCGCATTCTCGCCCCTTGCCACCACGGCAAGCCTGTTCAACGCCGTCGATTATGTGAACTGGATTCAGGAATGGGGCGGCGCGGATCTCTATAACGAGGTCTATGGCAAATTCGGCATGGTCTATCTGCCCTATGGCGTCACCAACAATGAATCCGGCTTCCGCACCGTCGACAAGCCGATCAAGACGGTCGAGGATCTCAAGGGGCTGCGGCTGCGCCTGTCCGGTCTGGAACAGGGCAAGCTTCTTGAAAAGCTGGGCGGCAATCAGGTCAGCATGGCCGGCGGCGAGATCTATCAGTCGCTGGAACGCGGCGTGATCGACGGTGCCGAGTTCTCGACCCCGAATGTCGATTTCTCGGGTGGCTTCCAGCAGGTCACCAAATATTGGTCGACGCCGGGCTGGCACCAGTCCTCCTCGGTCTTTGGGGTGATGATCAACAAGGCCGCATGGGATGCATTGGACGAGGAAACCCAGGCACGTCTGAAGACTGCGGCCGATGCCACGATGCTGTGGAGCCTGGCCTTCACCGAAAAGCGTGCGACCGAAGCCTTTGCCAAGTTCCAGGAAGCCGGCACCGAGATCAACCGCCTTGACGATGCGGCGCTGGAAGAGATCCAGAAGATGGCCAATGAGACCATCGAGGAAGTCGCCTGTGAAAACCCGCTGTCGGCCAAGGTCTATGCCAGCCAGGTCGGCTATCTGCAGGACTATGCAATCTGGCGTGACGCCTCGGCGCCCTTCAACCTGGGGAGGACTCCGAACGGGCCCGATCTCGCCAAAATCGAAAGCTGTGCGCAGTAA
- a CDS encoding CDP-alcohol phosphatidyltransferase family protein has protein sequence MQIRYKALLVHLLTATGAVLSMLAMLAAVHGQWSLMFLWLVFAFVVDGVDGPLARRYHVKKNWPEYDGVLMDLIIDYLTYVFIPAFALFESGLLSGWAGWLAIILIVYGSVVYFADSRMKTTDNSFAGFPGCWNMVVIVLFATKPHGIVILAIVVALTAAMFTNIKFIHPVRTERWRSISLPVAVAWVVFAAWAAWVDFHPASWAIWGLVGTSVWLLLAGAAQQIWPARR, from the coding sequence ATGCAAATTCGTTACAAGGCCTTGCTCGTTCATCTTCTGACCGCCACCGGCGCGGTCCTTTCCATGCTGGCGATGCTGGCCGCGGTGCATGGGCAATGGTCGCTGATGTTCCTCTGGCTGGTCTTTGCCTTTGTGGTGGATGGTGTCGATGGCCCCCTGGCCCGGCGCTATCACGTCAAGAAGAACTGGCCGGAGTATGACGGCGTCCTGATGGACCTGATCATCGACTATCTGACCTATGTGTTCATTCCGGCCTTTGCGCTGTTCGAATCGGGGCTGCTGTCCGGCTGGGCGGGCTGGCTCGCGATCATCCTGATCGTCTATGGCAGCGTCGTCTATTTCGCGGATTCGCGCATGAAGACCACCGACAACTCCTTTGCCGGATTTCCCGGCTGCTGGAACATGGTGGTGATCGTGCTGTTCGCGACCAAGCCGCATGGGATCGTCATTCTTGCGATCGTGGTGGCGCTGACGGCCGCGATGTTCACGAACATCAAGTTCATCCACCCGGTGCGGACCGAACGCTGGCGCAGCATTTCCCTGCCCGTCGCGGTGGCCTGGGTGGTCTTTGCGGCATGGGCTGCCTGGGTGGATTTCCATCCCGCAAGCTGGGCGATCTGGGGGCTGGTGGGCACTTCTGTCTGGTTGCTTCTGGCTGGGGCCGCGCAACAGATCTGGCCTGCAAGGCGCTGA
- a CDS encoding beta-ketoacyl-ACP synthase III: MIRRSIVVGTGHYLPERVVENSWFEERLDTNDEWIRSRSGIERRHFAADGQTTSDLAIRAAKAALENAGLTADEIDGIVLATSTPDFTFPAVATMVQSGLGMTRGFAYDVQAVCAGFVFALANADAMLRAGMANRLLVIGAETFSRIMDWTDRSTCVLFGDGAGAVILEARDSAGTSDDRGILSSDLHSDGTYRDLLYVDGGVSTTGTAGQLRMQGNLVFRHAVEKLTKTAHAALDKAGLETSDVNWLVPHQANKRIISGTAQKMGLPMEKVVLTVADHGNTSAASIPLALSIANGENRFKPGDVLVTEAIGGGLSWGSVVLRW, from the coding sequence ATGATTCGCAGATCCATCGTCGTCGGCACCGGGCACTACCTTCCCGAACGTGTTGTGGAAAACAGCTGGTTCGAAGAACGGCTGGACACCAACGACGAATGGATCCGCTCTCGCTCAGGGATCGAGCGGCGTCATTTCGCGGCAGATGGCCAGACCACCAGCGATCTGGCCATCCGCGCCGCAAAGGCGGCGCTGGAAAATGCCGGGCTGACCGCCGATGAAATCGACGGCATCGTTCTGGCCACATCGACCCCGGATTTCACCTTTCCCGCAGTCGCCACCATGGTTCAATCGGGACTGGGGATGACACGTGGCTTTGCCTATGACGTGCAGGCTGTTTGCGCAGGCTTTGTCTTTGCGCTGGCCAATGCCGACGCCATGCTGCGCGCCGGAATGGCCAATCGTCTTCTGGTGATCGGCGCCGAGACCTTTTCACGCATCATGGACTGGACCGACCGCAGCACCTGCGTGCTGTTCGGGGACGGGGCCGGGGCCGTGATTCTGGAGGCACGCGACAGTGCCGGAACCTCGGATGATCGTGGCATCCTGTCCTCCGACCTGCATAGTGACGGCACCTATCGCGATCTGCTCTATGTCGATGGCGGCGTATCGACCACGGGCACCGCGGGACAACTGCGCATGCAGGGCAATCTGGTGTTTCGCCACGCGGTCGAAAAGCTGACCAAGACCGCCCATGCCGCGCTGGACAAGGCCGGGCTGGAAACCTCGGACGTGAACTGGCTGGTGCCCCATCAGGCCAACAAGCGCATCATCAGCGGCACCGCCCAAAAAATGGGCCTGCCGATGGAAAAGGTCGTGCTGACGGTGGCCGATCACGGCAATACATCGGCGGCCTCGATCCCGCTGGCCCTGTCGATCGCCAATGGCGAAAACCGCTTCAAACCCGGCGATGTCCTGGTCACCGAGGCCATCGGTGGCGGCCTCAGCTGGGGATCGGTCGTCCTGCGCTGGTAA
- the rpmF gene encoding 50S ribosomal protein L32, whose product MAVPQNRVTRSKRNMRRAHDSLVAGNPNECPNCGELKRPHHVCPSCGHYADREVVAQANEIDLDDDAA is encoded by the coding sequence ATGGCTGTCCCCCAGAACCGCGTAACCCGCTCGAAACGCAACATGCGCCGCGCGCATGATTCGCTGGTTGCGGGTAACCCGAATGAATGCCCGAACTGCGGCGAACTGAAGCGCCCGCATCACGTCTGCCCGTCCTGCGGCCACTATGCCGACCGTGAAGTTGTCGCGCAGGCAAACGAGATCGACCTGGACGACGACGCGGCCTGA
- a CDS encoding SseB family protein, giving the protein MSALDDLAVEPFHDAGEAQRARMLSRLADTQLSVALVGEPVGDQIELRMFPLEHGPVALACDSEDRLADFFGEAVAYAAMPGRVLAGLLRDEGAGLLINPGHPSEMMLDAAILDWLAGALAARPEAAQARLRLLAPAPGVVADLALPLAERLADMRELVSGAALAGVGRDGSSEELAGHVVVIAGADEGHQDAIAKALSEALAFLPPQDGGVDITFRDGPLPPAALQFDLSPPEPARPRRRDGPPILR; this is encoded by the coding sequence TTGAGTGCGCTGGACGATCTTGCCGTGGAGCCTTTCCACGATGCCGGCGAGGCGCAGCGGGCACGGATGCTGTCGCGGCTTGCCGATACGCAGCTTTCGGTGGCGCTGGTCGGTGAGCCGGTCGGCGATCAGATCGAACTGCGGATGTTCCCGCTGGAACACGGGCCGGTTGCGCTGGCCTGCGATTCCGAGGACCGGCTGGCCGATTTCTTCGGGGAAGCGGTTGCCTATGCGGCGATGCCGGGCCGGGTGCTGGCCGGATTGTTGCGCGATGAAGGGGCAGGGCTTCTGATCAATCCGGGCCACCCGTCGGAAATGATGCTGGATGCGGCCATTCTGGATTGGCTGGCGGGCGCCCTGGCGGCCCGGCCCGAAGCTGCGCAGGCACGCCTGCGTCTGCTGGCCCCGGCCCCCGGCGTCGTGGCAGATCTGGCATTGCCGCTGGCTGAGCGGCTGGCCGATATGCGCGAGCTTGTTTCGGGTGCGGCGCTGGCCGGTGTCGGTCGCGATGGCTCATCCGAAGAGCTTGCCGGCCATGTTGTCGTGATCGCGGGCGCTGACGAGGGACATCAGGACGCCATTGCCAAGGCCCTGTCCGAGGCATTGGCCTTTCTGCCCCCGCAAGACGGCGGCGTCGATATCACCTTCCGCGATGGGCCGCTGCCCCCTGCCGCGCTGCAATTTGACCTGTCGCCGCCCGAGCCGGCCCGGCCCAGGCGCCGCGACGGACCACCGATCCTGCGTTGA
- a CDS encoding outer membrane protein assembly factor BamE — translation MATIRNLLILAFVAAFGLAACSAVYRNHGFVPPDEDLEQVVVGQTTMGELEGLIGRPSAQGLLTGSGWYYVGSRWRHYGPYEPEEVSREVVAVSFSPSGTVSNVERFGLERGRVVVLSRRVTEGSITEISLIGQLLGNLGNFQAGDFIN, via the coding sequence ATGGCTACCATCAGGAACCTGTTGATCCTGGCTTTCGTAGCCGCATTTGGCCTTGCGGCCTGCTCGGCGGTCTATCGCAATCACGGATTTGTGCCCCCCGACGAGGATCTGGAACAGGTTGTCGTCGGCCAGACCACCATGGGCGAACTGGAAGGCCTGATCGGACGTCCCTCGGCGCAGGGGCTGCTGACCGGATCGGGGTGGTATTACGTCGGCTCACGCTGGCGCCACTATGGCCCCTATGAGCCCGAGGAGGTCAGCCGCGAGGTGGTGGCCGTATCCTTCTCGCCTTCGGGCACGGTCAGCAATGTCGAGCGTTTCGGGCTTGAACGCGGTCGAGTTGTCGTTCTGTCGCGCCGGGTCACCGAGGGCAGCATCACCGAGATCTCGCTTATCGGGCAGCTGCTTGGCAACCTTGGCAACTTCCAGGCCGGTGACTTCATAAATTGA
- a CDS encoding MerR family transcriptional regulator, translating to MNKGADAFRSIGEVAKLIGVAPHVLRYWETQFTLLRPMKRPDGRRYYRPDDLRLAAGLCEVLREDGLTIRGAKKLMAQDRGEAVRQRGAERLRMLEPAPQGETDSQGQTGSTERITRHDAAPDAPDAVIGNGAETAAPDRPLGQPVRPAEPPELPLQQEPSRDDAGANWLARLVSTAAILRRITADDPRLPAARTTISALSQNIGANYY from the coding sequence ATGAACAAGGGAGCAGATGCATTCCGCTCGATCGGTGAGGTCGCCAAACTGATCGGTGTTGCGCCGCATGTCCTGCGCTATTGGGAGACACAGTTCACACTGCTGCGCCCCATGAAGCGCCCCGACGGGCGGCGCTATTACCGCCCGGATGATCTGCGCCTTGCAGCCGGATTGTGCGAAGTCCTGCGCGAGGATGGGCTGACCATTCGCGGAGCCAAGAAGCTGATGGCACAGGATCGCGGAGAAGCGGTCCGCCAGCGCGGGGCGGAACGTCTGCGCATGCTGGAACCCGCTCCGCAGGGCGAAACCGATTCACAGGGCCAAACCGGCTCAACAGAGCGGATCACCCGCCATGATGCTGCGCCGGACGCGCCAGATGCTGTCATCGGCAATGGGGCAGAGACCGCAGCCCCCGACCGGCCTCTTGGCCAGCCAGTTCGCCCCGCCGAGCCGCCCGAACTGCCCCTGCAGCAGGAACCGTCACGCGACGATGCCGGGGCGAACTGGCTGGCGCGATTGGTTTCGACAGCCGCGATCCTGCGGCGCATCACGGCCGATGACCCGCGTCTGCCCGCCGCGCGCACGACGATTTCCGCGCTGAGCCAGAACATCGGCGCAAATTATTACTGA
- a CDS encoding DksA/TraR family C4-type zinc finger protein has protein sequence MAGGWARDDAVNEQIEISTAEAIARARLRSAAPARPSAEFCRECDEPIPEPRRIAMPGVQLCVECQSGHDRAGRKTGGLNRRASKDSLLK, from the coding sequence ATGGCAGGTGGATGGGCCCGCGACGATGCGGTCAATGAACAGATCGAGATCAGCACGGCCGAGGCGATAGCGCGGGCGCGATTGCGCAGTGCGGCGCCGGCGCGTCCGTCGGCCGAGTTCTGCCGCGAATGCGATGAACCGATTCCCGAACCGCGACGGATTGCAATGCCGGGGGTGCAGCTTTGCGTCGAGTGTCAGTCTGGCCATGACAGGGCAGGGCGGAAGACAGGCGGCCTCAACCGGCGCGCCAGCAAGGATTCACTGCTGAAATGA
- a CDS encoding TRAP transporter small permease subunit, whose translation MPIIRVIDGINEVVGRIVSIVAIVFAGIIIYDVFMRYFLGEPTRWAFDLTKQLYGFYFIMLGGYALRHQAHVRVDLVTERLGTQARRWVEVAGYLIFFFPFSWVFARRSFDFAMTSYKQGELTYGAVQLPVYPLKIAMFLAAVLLLIQGLSEVLKLVLSKTGHVEPMEPMDVR comes from the coding sequence TTGCCGATTATTCGTGTGATCGACGGCATCAACGAAGTCGTCGGCCGGATCGTGTCGATCGTAGCGATCGTCTTCGCCGGTATCATTATCTATGACGTTTTCATGCGTTATTTCCTTGGCGAGCCCACACGATGGGCCTTCGATCTGACCAAGCAGCTTTACGGATTCTACTTCATCATGCTGGGGGGCTATGCGCTGCGCCATCAGGCCCATGTCCGGGTCGACCTTGTGACCGAACGCCTTGGCACCCAGGCCAGACGCTGGGTCGAGGTTGCCGGATACCTGATCTTCTTCTTTCCCTTTTCATGGGTCTTTGCCCGGCGCAGCTTCGATTTCGCGATGACATCCTACAAGCAGGGTGAACTGACCTATGGGGCGGTGCAGCTTCCGGTTTACCCGCTGAAAATCGCAATGTTCCTTGCCGCCGTGCTGCTGCTGATTCAGGGCCTCAGCGAAGTGTTGAAACTGGTCTTGAGCAAGACCGGACATGTTGAACCGATGGAGCCTATGGATGTCCGGTGA
- a CDS encoding ABC transporter substrate-binding protein: MWDILKSSVAAVALLTGAAWGQDSITIGMVLEPPNLDPTGVAAAATDEVVYANLFEGLTRFGPDGSVRPALAASWDVEDDGRSYLFHLREGVTFHDGTAFDAEDVRFSLDRARAADSTNAQKQLFAGIEAVEIVDPLTVRVRLTRPDGNFPFKMAWGDAVMVSQDSIADIATAPVGTGPFRFERWVQGDRVELSAYDGYWGEKPALTRATFRFISDPTAAFAAMMAEDVDAFPNFPAPETLPQLQADPRFEVIVGTTEGETILAMNNSQPPLDDIRVRQAIAHAINRADIINGAMFGYGTPIGSHFAPHHPDYVDLAGLSAYDPELSRTLLAELDEAPRPLRLALPPPSYARRGGEIVASQLREVGIETEITNMEWAQWLETVFKGGDFDLTIVSHTEPLDIDIYARPDYYFHYDGARLAEVMAQLQTAVDPQERSALYQQAQRLIAEDYVNGFLFQLAKTGVANARLEGLWENAPTQANDLTGVRWVD, translated from the coding sequence ATGTGGGACATTCTGAAATCTTCCGTGGCGGCAGTTGCGCTGTTGACGGGCGCGGCCTGGGGGCAGGACAGCATCACGATCGGCATGGTGCTGGAGCCGCCCAATCTCGACCCGACCGGTGTTGCGGCTGCGGCGACAGACGAGGTCGTCTATGCCAATCTGTTCGAGGGGCTGACGCGTTTCGGACCGGATGGCTCGGTCAGGCCCGCCCTGGCGGCCAGTTGGGATGTCGAGGACGATGGGCGCAGCTATCTGTTCCACCTGCGCGAGGGTGTCACCTTTCATGACGGCACTGCCTTTGATGCCGAGGATGTGCGCTTCAGCCTTGATCGCGCGCGCGCCGCGGATTCGACAAATGCCCAGAAGCAGCTTTTTGCCGGGATCGAAGCGGTCGAGATCGTGGACCCGCTGACGGTCCGGGTCAGGCTGACACGGCCCGACGGAAACTTCCCCTTCAAGATGGCCTGGGGCGATGCCGTCATGGTGTCGCAGGACAGCATCGCCGATATCGCCACCGCTCCGGTCGGGACGGGACCGTTCCGATTCGAGCGCTGGGTTCAGGGCGATCGAGTCGAGTTGTCGGCCTATGACGGCTATTGGGGCGAGAAACCCGCGCTGACCCGCGCGACATTCCGTTTCATCAGCGATCCGACGGCGGCTTTCGCGGCAATGATGGCCGAGGATGTGGATGCCTTTCCGAATTTCCCCGCGCCGGAAACCTTGCCGCAACTGCAGGCCGATCCGCGATTCGAGGTGATCGTCGGCACGACCGAGGGCGAGACCATTCTGGCGATGAACAACAGCCAGCCGCCTCTGGACGATATCCGGGTCCGGCAAGCTATTGCGCATGCGATCAATCGTGCGGATATCATCAATGGCGCGATGTTTGGCTATGGCACGCCGATCGGCAGCCATTTCGCGCCGCATCACCCCGATTACGTCGATTTGGCGGGGCTGTCGGCCTATGATCCCGAACTGTCCAGAACTCTGCTGGCGGAACTGGACGAGGCACCACGCCCGTTGCGTCTGGCGCTGCCGCCGCCCTCTTATGCGCGGCGCGGCGGCGAGATTGTGGCCTCGCAACTGCGCGAGGTCGGAATCGAAACCGAGATCACCAACATGGAATGGGCGCAATGGCTGGAAACGGTCTTCAAGGGTGGGGACTTCGACCTGACCATCGTCAGCCATACCGAGCCGCTGGATATCGATATCTATGCCCGGCCCGATTACTATTTCCATTACGACGGCGCGCGGCTGGCCGAGGTCATGGCACAGCTTCAAACCGCGGTCGATCCGCAGGAACGCAGTGCGCTGTATCAGCAGGCGCAACGGCTTATTGCCGAGGATTATGTCAATGGCTTCCTGTTCCAGCTGGCCAAGACCGGGGTGGCCAACGCGCGTCTGGAAGGCCTGTGGGAGAATGCGCCGACACAGGCGAATGACCTGACCGGGGTGCGCTGGGTCGATTGA
- a CDS encoding TRAP transporter large permease yields the protein MSGESIALIMSGLLLLGLFMGHPLAFVLGGTAVLGAIIAGKPMVLGIVINRIFGDVLDNYVLIAIPLFVLMARFLSDSGVTDRMFEALRHLMARVTGGLGLAVVFISILLAATTGIIGASITVMGMMALKPMLQYGYDKRLATGLIAASGCLGILIPPSIMLILMASYAPGLSVGQLFAGAMIPGMVLGVMYALYVAAIAWMRPDWAPPIRDDEQISRSALWRMLIAEAVPPLVLILGILGSLLAGIATATEASAIGAVLALLIVIFRGRFEWKTFYSALLETGRTSAMILFIVVGATAFTGVFNITGGLRASQDLIRGLADDPYTLIAVMLIVVFILGMFLDWTGIVLLSFPIFLPLVSEMGIEPLWFVVLMAVVLQTSFLSPPFGYALFYMRAIAPSEVSTTDIIRGVLPFIALIVVMCALIILFPGLVTWLPTRLYGG from the coding sequence ATGTCCGGTGAATCGATTGCACTGATTATGTCGGGCCTGCTGCTGCTGGGCCTGTTCATGGGGCATCCGCTGGCCTTCGTGCTGGGTGGCACGGCGGTCCTTGGCGCGATCATCGCCGGCAAGCCGATGGTGCTGGGCATCGTGATCAACCGGATTTTCGGCGATGTGCTGGACAATTACGTGCTGATCGCCATTCCCCTCTTCGTGCTGATGGCACGCTTTCTTTCCGACAGCGGCGTGACCGACAGGATGTTCGAGGCGCTGCGCCACCTGATGGCGCGCGTCACCGGCGGACTGGGCCTGGCGGTGGTGTTCATCTCGATCCTGCTGGCGGCGACCACCGGCATCATCGGGGCCTCGATCACGGTCATGGGCATGATGGCGCTGAAACCCATGCTGCAATATGGCTATGACAAACGCCTGGCCACGGGGCTGATTGCGGCCTCGGGCTGTCTTGGCATTCTGATCCCGCCGTCGATCATGCTGATCCTGATGGCCTCCTATGCACCGGGGCTGTCGGTCGGGCAGCTGTTCGCAGGGGCGATGATTCCCGGCATGGTTCTGGGCGTCATGTATGCGCTTTACGTGGCGGCAATCGCCTGGATGCGACCCGACTGGGCACCGCCCATCCGCGATGACGAGCAGATCAGTCGCAGCGCCCTGTGGCGCATGCTGATCGCCGAGGCCGTGCCGCCCCTGGTCCTGATTCTCGGCATTCTGGGGTCGCTTCTGGCCGGTATCGCCACCGCAACCGAAGCCAGCGCGATCGGTGCCGTTCTGGCCCTGCTGATCGTCATCTTCCGCGGTCGCTTTGAATGGAAGACCTTCTATTCCGCGCTGCTGGAGACCGGTCGCACCTCTGCGATGATCCTGTTCATCGTCGTCGGCGCAACCGCATTTACCGGTGTCTTCAACATCACCGGCGGCCTGCGCGCCAGCCAGGACCTGATTCGAGGGCTGGCGGATGATCCCTATACGCTGATCGCGGTCATGCTGATCGTCGTCTTCATCCTTGGCATGTTCCTTGACTGGACCGGCATCGTGCTGCTGTCCTTTCCGATCTTTCTGCCGCTGGTCAGCGAAATGGGCATCGAACCGCTGTGGTTCGTGGTGCTGATGGCAGTGGTCCTGCAGACCAGCTTTCTGTCACCGCCCTTCGGCTATGCGTTGTTCTACATGCGCGCAATTGCACCATCCGAGGTTTCGACCACGGATATCATCCGCGGCGTGCTGCCCTTCATTGCCCTCATCGTGGTGATGTGTGCGCTGATCATCCTGTTTCCCGGTCTGGTCACATGGCTGCCGACACGGCTCTACGGCGGCTGA